The following are from one region of the Carassius gibelio isolate Cgi1373 ecotype wild population from Czech Republic chromosome A13, carGib1.2-hapl.c, whole genome shotgun sequence genome:
- the lclat1 gene encoding lysocardiolipin acyltransferase 1 gives MMVSIRGLCFLLTLFLGSFFGSVFMLGPFLPLMLLSPAWYRWVTDRIVATWLTLPVALLELVFGVKVVITGDGFVPGERSVIIMNHRTRLDWMFLWCCLLRYSFLRLEKICLKAALKAVPGFGWAMQVASFIFIRRRWEEDRSHMANMLQYFCHIKEPLQLLLFPEGTDLTENTRARSDEFAEKNGLPKYEYVLHPRTTGFTFIVNTLRKGDNLDAVHDITVAYPQNIPQTERHLLLGLFPREIHFHVRRFPVACLPSSEEQLQRWCQERWREKEQRLCDFYRSEPRRFDEPEARVPPCKSELRVTLIKASSLLYWSAFITLCCAGLWLSTPLRLYFLLMVIFFLGQQRLTGGVEMMELACHRRWKVKEE, from the exons atgaTGGTGTCCATCAGAGGCCTGTGTTTCCTCCTCACTCTGTTCCTGGGCAGTTTCTTCGGCAGTGTGTTCATGTTGGGTCCGTTTCTGCCGCTCATGCTGCTCTCGCCCGCCTGGTACCGCTGGGTCACCGACCGCATCGTGGCCACCTGGCTCACCCTCCCAGTG GCGCTGCTGGAGCTGGTGTTCGGGGTGAAGGTGGTGATCACGGGCGACGGCTTCGTTCCGGGCGAGCGCAGCGTCATCATCATGAACCACCGCACGCGTCTGGACTGGATGTTCCTGTGGTGCTGTCTGCTGCGCTACAGCTTCCTGCGTCTGGAGAAGATCTGCCTCAAAGCGGCGCTGAAGGCTGTGCCCGGCTTCG gctggGCCATGCAGGTGGCCTCCTTCATCTTCATCCGGCGGCGCTGGGAGGAAGACCGCAGTCACATGGCCAACATGCTGCAGTACTTCTGCCACATCAAGGAGCCgctgcagctgctgctgttcCCCGAGGGCACCGACCTCACCG AAAACACGCGCGCCAGGAGTGACGAGTTCGCAGAGAAAAATGGCCTTCCAAAGTACGAGTACGTTCTTCACCCTCGCACCACCGGCTTCACCTTCATCGTCAACACGCTGCggaaag GTGATAACCTGGACGCCGTTCATGATATAACGGTGGCGTATCCTCAGAACATCCCTCAGACGGAGCGCCACCTGCTTCTGGGTCTGTTCCCGCGCGAGATCCACTTCCACGTGCGGCGGTTCCCTGTGGCGTGTCTGCCCTCGAGCGAGGAGCAGCTTCAGCGCTGGTGTCAGGAGCGCTGGCGAGAGAAAGAGCAGCGTCTGTGTGACTTCTATCGCTCCGAGCCGCGCCGCTTCGACGAGCCCGAGGCCCGTGTGCCGCCCTGTAAGAGTGAGCTGAGAGTGACGCTGATCAAAGCCTCCTCGCTGCTGTACTGGAGCGCCTTCATCACGCTCTGCTGCGCCGGCCTGTGGCTCTCCACCCCCCTCAGACTCTACTTCCTGCTGATGGTGATCTTCTTCCTGGGGCAGCAGCGGCTGACGGGCGGCGTGGAGATGATGGAGCTGGCGTGTCACCGGCGCTGGAAGGTGAAGGAGGAGTGA
- the LOC128025819 gene encoding protein yippee-like 5: MGRIFLDHIGGTRLFSCANCDTILTNRSELISTRFTGATGRAFLFNKVVNLQYSEVQDRVMLTGRHMVRDVSCKNCNSKLGWIYEFATEDSQRYKEGRVILERALVRESEGFEEHVPSDAS, translated from the exons atgGGCCGTATCTTCTTGGATCACATCGGCGGGACACGCCTGTTCTCCTGCGCTAACTGTGACACCATCCTGACGAACCGCTCCGAGCTGATCTCCACACGCTTCACCGGCGCCACCGGACGAGCTTTCCTCTTCAACAAG gtggtgaacctgcagtACAGCGAGGTACAGGACCGTGTGATGCTGACCGGCAGACACATGGTGCGAGACGTCAGCTGTAAGAACTGCAACAGCAAGCTGGGCTGGATCTACGAGTTCGCCACCGAGGACAGCCAGCGCTACAAGGAGGGCCGTGTGATCCTGGAGCGAGCGCTGGTGCGAGAGAGCGAGGGCTTCGAGGAGCACGTCCCGTCAGACGCCTCCTGA
- the LOC128025808 gene encoding zinc transporter 10-like yields MGRYSGKTCRLILMLVITVIFFVAEIVAGYMGNSIALVSDSFNMLSDILSLCVGLTAARVSRRAGSGRFTYGMGRAEVVGALANAVFLAALCFSVSMESLKRLALPQAIDDPPLVLIVGSLGLAVNVLGLIIFQDCSCLRARRQKDASGPRKEKEEEEDAAEEETGLQQEKTGSDGPPLNIRGVLLHVLNDALGSVVVVVASALFYVWPLAPESPCNWQCYVDPSLTLVMVAIIMSSAVPLVKETAGILLQMSPVDLPFSTVLESVCRLPSVVSVHEAHVWEIAKGRNVASLHVKVSSEPQEVCWDRPALHAQIQQLFHRAGVHSVTVQLESADGEPERCEVPCVSPACLKLSCCPSGVSTVYRGSPVPPSGDVTVHMLPEKDTEHGSTKCTKF; encoded by the exons ATGGGGCGCTACAGCGGCAAGACGTGCCGCCTGATCCTGATGCTGGTCATCACCGTCATCTTCTTCGTGGCGGAGATCGTGGCGGGGTACATGGGCAACTCCATCGCGCTGGTGTCGGACTCCTTCAACATGCTGTCGGACATCCTGTCGCTGTGCGTCGGGCTGACGGCGGCGCGCGTGTCGCGGCGCGCGGGCTCGGGGCGCTTCACGTACGGAATGGGTCGCGCGGAGGTGGTGGGCGCGCTGGCCAACGCCGTGTTCCTCGCCGCGCTCTGCTTCTCCGTGTCCATGGAGTCACTGAAGAGACTCGCCCTGCCGCAGGCCATCGATGACCCGCCGCTCGTGCTGATCGTGGGCTCGCTGGGGCTCGCGGTGAACGTGCTCGGGCTCATCATCTTCCAGGACTGCAGCTGCCTGCGCGCGAGGCGTCAGAAGGACGCGTCAGGGCCGCgcaaggagaaggaggaggaggaggacgcgGCGGAGGAAGAGACAG GCCTGCAGCAGGAGAAGACTGGGAGTGATGGACCTCCCCTGAACATcagag gtGTGCTGCTGCACGTGTTGAATGATGCGCTGGGTtcagtggtggtggtggtggcctCGGCTCTGTTCTATGTGTGGCCCCTGGCCCCTGAGAGCCCGTGTAACTGGCAGTGTTACGTGGACCCCAGTCTGACGCTGGTCATGGTGGCCATCATCATGTCTTCAGCTGTTCCTCTGGTCAAAGAGACGGCTGGGATCCTGCTGCAGATGAGTCCCGTGGACCTGCCGTTCTCCACCGTCT tggagaGCGTGTGCAGACTTCCCAGCGTGGTGAGCGTCCATGAGGCTCATGTCTGGGAGATAGCTAAAGGACGTAACGTGGCCTCGCTGCACGTCAAAGTGTCTTCTGAGCCGCAGGAAGTGTGTTGGGACAGACCTGCTCTTCACGCACAGATCCAGCAGCTGTTCCACCGCGCCGGGGTCCACAGCGTCACGGTTCAGCTGGAGAGCGCTGATGGAGAACCGGAGCGCTGCGAAGTCCCCTGTGTGTCGCCCGCGTGCCTCAAACTGTCCTGCTGTCCCTCCGGAGTGTCCACTGTGTACCGCGGGAGCCCTGTCCCTCCCTCAGGAGACGTCACCGTCCACATGCTGCCTGAGAAAGACACGGAGCACGGATCCACCAAATGCACCAAGTTCTAG